A section of the Cuniculiplasma divulgatum genome encodes:
- the fdhF gene encoding formate dehydrogenase subunit alpha — translation MFHVKIDGKDLEFEKPLSILEAARTAGIEIPSLCYDQRLEAYGGCRLCLVQVEGHGRPDASCTTTITDGMKISTSTESIRETRRNLLEMMVQEKGMDTGGLDTRKDFYRYLVDYGVVRDDSRADMTPARDSTGHPFISVDMTKCIDCYRCVRICDEVQGQFVWRKWNRGHQVEIRPDVGNSLLESSCVSCGACSDTCPTGAIEDVSVIMHGYPEKYTRSVCPYCGTGCEISIGTRDDRIVEILPVLDSPVSKGHLCVKGRYSFGFVDSPDRVTDPMIRRNGIWQKATWDEALELVASEFSRILKESGPDSIGILGSSRATNEENYLTQKFARTVIGTNNVDGCARVCHAPTAGGMGALLGTGAATNSFDDIEMASTFLIVGANPTENHPIVGARIKQQVLSGSKLIVIDPRKTELASMADYHLQIRPGTDIPLINAMANAIVEAKAMDQDFLNHRVSGSEDYLAEISRWTPEKAAEVCGVDAHTIREAALLYATGGPAMMFHGLGITEHVQGTEGVMSLVDLALLTGNIGKRGSGVNPLRGQNNVQGSAHMGVEPSKLTGYVTLDAGREKFQEVWGAEIPTTRGKDEMELIDASLAGTVKSLWVIGWDVYMTNPDMNTTARAFSNLEFVVIQDLFMNETARKFGNVFLPAVSSYEKDGTFMNSERRVQRVRKALNPRGNSRADWEIIRDLAGRMGKGRLFDYGTPEDIWNEIRKVWDAGSGISYPRMESGGIQWPCYSEDSPGTQVLHVDAFSLGRTTRIRPISYRPTPEKVSQDYPILLSTGRSLFQFNAATMTGRSGNDRLRDADIIQISPADAKKLAISQGEEVQVVSAYGSSRIRASIDEGIVPGTAFATFNRPETELNRITGDQRDNLQHTPEYKVTAVRIDKI, via the coding sequence ATGTTTCATGTAAAGATTGATGGGAAGGATCTTGAATTCGAGAAACCACTGTCAATACTGGAGGCCGCCAGAACAGCGGGAATTGAGATACCCTCACTTTGTTATGATCAGAGGCTGGAAGCATACGGTGGCTGCAGGCTCTGCCTGGTTCAGGTGGAGGGCCACGGGCGGCCTGATGCTTCTTGCACCACAACCATAACTGATGGCATGAAGATCAGCACTTCCACAGAATCCATAAGGGAGACACGCAGGAATCTCCTTGAAATGATGGTTCAGGAAAAAGGCATGGATACCGGTGGGCTGGACACCAGGAAGGATTTCTACAGGTACCTTGTGGATTACGGTGTTGTGCGTGACGATTCCAGAGCAGATATGACCCCAGCACGGGATTCAACTGGGCACCCATTCATATCAGTGGACATGACAAAGTGCATTGACTGCTACCGGTGCGTGAGAATCTGCGATGAGGTTCAGGGGCAGTTTGTATGGCGCAAGTGGAACAGGGGGCACCAGGTCGAAATCCGCCCCGATGTGGGCAACAGCCTTCTGGAAAGCTCCTGTGTCAGCTGTGGAGCCTGTTCTGACACATGCCCTACAGGAGCAATTGAGGACGTGTCGGTCATAATGCATGGATACCCGGAAAAATATACACGGAGCGTCTGCCCCTACTGTGGGACAGGCTGCGAGATCAGCATAGGCACACGGGATGACAGGATTGTGGAAATCCTGCCTGTCCTTGACTCCCCTGTGAGCAAGGGGCATCTCTGCGTTAAGGGCAGGTACTCATTTGGATTCGTGGATTCACCAGACAGGGTAACCGACCCCATGATCAGGAGGAACGGCATCTGGCAGAAAGCCACATGGGATGAGGCTCTGGAGCTGGTTGCGTCTGAATTCTCACGAATACTGAAGGAATCAGGTCCTGACAGCATAGGAATCCTGGGGTCATCAAGAGCAACAAACGAGGAGAACTACCTGACCCAGAAATTCGCCAGGACAGTCATAGGAACAAACAACGTTGATGGATGTGCACGGGTCTGCCATGCTCCCACCGCAGGCGGAATGGGAGCACTTCTGGGTACGGGCGCTGCTACCAACTCTTTCGATGACATCGAGATGGCCAGCACATTCCTCATAGTTGGCGCCAATCCCACTGAAAACCATCCAATAGTGGGAGCCAGGATTAAGCAGCAGGTTCTCTCAGGCTCAAAACTCATAGTTATAGATCCAAGAAAGACCGAACTTGCATCAATGGCCGACTATCACCTGCAGATCAGGCCAGGCACTGACATACCGCTGATCAATGCCATGGCAAACGCCATAGTGGAGGCGAAAGCAATGGATCAGGATTTTCTGAACCATCGTGTTTCTGGCTCTGAGGATTATCTGGCAGAAATATCCAGATGGACACCGGAGAAGGCTGCCGAGGTCTGTGGCGTGGATGCTCACACCATAAGGGAAGCAGCATTGCTGTATGCAACTGGCGGACCTGCCATGATGTTCCACGGTCTCGGAATCACCGAGCATGTTCAGGGAACAGAGGGAGTGATGTCGCTGGTTGATCTGGCACTCCTGACAGGAAACATTGGAAAAAGGGGATCGGGCGTGAATCCCCTGAGAGGGCAGAACAATGTCCAGGGCTCCGCCCACATGGGCGTGGAACCGTCAAAGCTTACGGGATACGTAACGCTGGATGCCGGGAGGGAAAAATTCCAGGAAGTATGGGGAGCGGAAATTCCAACCACCAGAGGTAAGGATGAAATGGAACTCATTGACGCTTCACTTGCAGGAACAGTGAAATCGCTGTGGGTCATAGGCTGGGATGTGTACATGACAAATCCCGACATGAACACCACAGCAAGGGCGTTCTCAAACCTGGAGTTCGTGGTGATCCAGGATCTGTTCATGAATGAGACAGCCAGGAAATTCGGCAATGTGTTTCTGCCTGCTGTTTCATCCTACGAAAAGGACGGTACATTCATGAATTCAGAAAGAAGGGTGCAGCGCGTCAGGAAGGCATTGAATCCCAGGGGTAACTCCAGAGCTGACTGGGAAATCATAAGGGATCTGGCTGGAAGAATGGGAAAGGGAAGACTGTTTGATTACGGAACTCCAGAGGATATCTGGAACGAAATCCGCAAAGTATGGGATGCCGGCAGCGGAATATCCTATCCCCGGATGGAGAGTGGTGGAATCCAGTGGCCGTGCTACAGTGAAGATTCCCCGGGAACACAGGTGCTCCATGTGGATGCTTTCTCACTTGGCAGAACCACCAGGATAAGGCCCATAAGCTATCGTCCCACGCCGGAGAAGGTCTCACAGGATTATCCTATTCTCCTGAGCACTGGCAGATCACTGTTCCAGTTCAACGCGGCAACAATGACGGGCAGGTCCGGAAATGATCGTCTGAGGGATGCAGATATCATCCAGATATCGCCAGCAGATGCGAAAAAGCTGGCAATTTCCCAGGGAGAGGAGGTTCAGGTTGTGAGCGCATACGGTAGTTCCAGGATAAGGGCATCAATCGATGAGGGTATTGTGCCCGGGACAGCATTTGCCACATTCAACAGGCCGGAGACAGAGCTGAACCGCATAACCGGGGACCAGAGAGACAATCTTCAGCATACTCCTGAATACAAGGTGACTGCGGTGAGAATTGATAAAATCTGA
- a CDS encoding 30S ribosomal protein S6e, giving the protein MANSVAIIADSKNGKTYKREVSPENLNSLTGRKIGDEVDGVFFELPGYKLKITGGSTNDGFPMKQDLQISGKKKILRTYSQGKRSKIGYRKRVTYRGAIIGPDVAQLNLKVVQYGPNPLEPETEKKE; this is encoded by the coding sequence ATGGCAAATTCAGTTGCAATAATAGCTGACTCAAAAAACGGAAAGACGTACAAGAGGGAAGTAAGTCCAGAGAACCTGAACTCGCTTACCGGCAGGAAGATTGGCGACGAGGTGGACGGTGTCTTTTTCGAGCTGCCCGGGTATAAGCTTAAAATCACAGGCGGCAGCACAAACGATGGTTTTCCCATGAAGCAGGATCTTCAGATCAGCGGTAAGAAAAAGATCCTCAGGACATACAGCCAGGGAAAGAGATCCAAGATCGGATACAGAAAGAGAGTTACCTACAGGGGAGCAATAATCGGGCCTGATGTTGCCCAGCTCAACCTGAAGGTTGTCCAGTACGGACCAAACCCTCTGGAACCGGAAACAGAGAAGAAGGAGTAA
- the eif2g gene encoding translation initiation factor IF-2 subunit gamma, translating into MEKLPQPSVNIGMVGHVDHGKSTLTKALTGTKTDIHSEEIKRGISIKLGYAETPVYSCTDQNGEIFYSREESCPDAKLVKVISFVDAPGHETLMATMLSGSSIMNGALLVIAANEKCPQPQTREHLIALEIMGIKNIIVVQNKIDLVTRERAEESYREIKQFLKGSLAENSPVIPVSAYHNSNIDVLLKAIIDYIPDPKFSEKDAPRMYVARSFDVNKPGTPPQKLKGGVLGGSLVQGMLSVGDEIEIVPGLQVSRGGKQSWENVITTITTLMAGKNSYESIRPGGLAAVGTELDPYLTKGDSFTGRVVGKKGNVPPTVFGMLVDSNLLKRVVGFQEEQKVDPIRSKENLMLTVGTANTVGVVTTAKDSKIEIALKYPVAAYEGERIAIGRRISNRWRLIGYGNIVSLS; encoded by the coding sequence ATGGAAAAGCTTCCACAGCCATCTGTCAATATTGGCATGGTGGGCCACGTAGATCACGGAAAGAGCACTCTTACAAAGGCACTCACCGGCACAAAAACTGACATTCATTCTGAGGAGATAAAGAGAGGAATATCAATAAAGCTGGGTTACGCCGAGACGCCTGTTTATTCCTGCACAGACCAGAATGGTGAGATTTTCTATTCAAGGGAAGAATCATGCCCTGATGCTAAGCTCGTGAAGGTCATTTCCTTTGTGGACGCTCCTGGACATGAAACTCTCATGGCAACAATGCTGTCGGGATCATCCATAATGAACGGCGCACTCCTTGTTATTGCAGCCAATGAGAAATGTCCGCAGCCCCAGACCAGGGAACACCTGATCGCCCTTGAGATCATGGGGATTAAAAACATCATTGTTGTTCAGAACAAGATTGACCTTGTAACAAGGGAAAGGGCGGAGGAAAGCTACAGGGAAATCAAGCAGTTTCTGAAGGGCAGCCTGGCTGAGAATTCCCCGGTGATTCCAGTTAGTGCATACCATAACTCAAACATAGATGTGCTGCTAAAGGCAATCATTGATTACATCCCGGACCCGAAGTTTTCCGAGAAGGATGCTCCAAGGATGTATGTTGCAAGGTCTTTTGACGTGAACAAGCCAGGTACTCCGCCGCAGAAACTCAAGGGAGGAGTGCTGGGTGGATCACTTGTTCAGGGAATGCTATCAGTGGGGGACGAGATCGAAATAGTCCCCGGCCTTCAGGTGAGCCGTGGTGGAAAGCAATCGTGGGAGAATGTAATTACAACCATAACGACCCTTATGGCAGGAAAGAACAGCTACGAATCCATAAGGCCGGGAGGGCTGGCCGCTGTAGGAACAGAACTTGATCCGTACCTTACCAAGGGAGATTCATTCACAGGCAGGGTTGTGGGTAAGAAGGGAAATGTTCCTCCAACAGTATTCGGCATGCTTGTTGATTCCAATCTCCTGAAGCGTGTTGTAGGCTTCCAGGAAGAGCAGAAGGTTGATCCCATAAGGTCAAAGGAGAACCTCATGCTTACAGTTGGTACAGCTAACACGGTTGGGGTTGTCACGACGGCAAAAGATTCAAAAATTGAGATCGCACTGAAATATCCTGTTGCCGCCTACGAAGGGGAACGCATAGCAATCGGAAGGCGCATAAGCAACAGATGGCGCCTCATCGGCTATGGAAACATTGTATCACTGAGCTGA
- a CDS encoding endonuclease III domain-containing protein: MVTAENLYKILYARYGTTGWWPADSPDEVIVGTILTQNTSWTNVEKAIQSLKEGGPVSLKRICSMSTEDLEVAVRSSGFYRQKAARLKDLACAILRKYGSVEAMAMEAYDETSNFLKNIKGVGQETLDSILLYALGKPVFVVDKYTTRIFQRTGIMDRPDLKSIKSAVHLFLDGDTEALKNFHGMIVYLGKDYCRTRPLCRDCPVNKVCAYAVSNADQSAQ; the protein is encoded by the coding sequence ATGGTTACTGCAGAGAATCTGTATAAAATTCTTTACGCCAGGTACGGTACAACGGGATGGTGGCCGGCAGATTCTCCTGATGAGGTGATAGTTGGAACAATACTAACCCAGAACACCTCGTGGACCAATGTGGAGAAAGCAATACAGTCACTGAAGGAAGGTGGGCCTGTAAGCCTGAAGCGGATATGTTCAATGTCAACTGAAGATCTGGAAGTTGCCGTGAGAAGCTCAGGATTCTACCGCCAGAAGGCTGCAAGGCTGAAGGATCTGGCATGTGCAATTCTCCGAAAATATGGATCGGTGGAAGCAATGGCAATGGAGGCATATGATGAAACATCAAATTTCCTGAAGAACATCAAGGGAGTCGGGCAGGAGACCCTTGATTCCATTCTTCTGTATGCCCTCGGCAAACCGGTTTTTGTGGTGGACAAATATACCACCAGGATTTTCCAGAGGACGGGCATCATGGACAGGCCGGATCTGAAAAGCATAAAGTCAGCGGTTCACCTTTTCCTGGACGGCGATACGGAGGCCCTGAAGAATTTCCATGGAATGATTGTATATCTTGGCAAGGATTACTGCCGCACCAGGCCGCTTTGCAGAGATTGCCCGGTAAATAAAGTGTGTGCCTATGCGGTCAGCAATGCAGATCAATCAGCTCAGTGA
- a CDS encoding FAD-dependent oxidoreductase, whose product MSEFDVIVVGAGPAGSSAAIKMASQGLKVLLVERGDPVGSKNVSGGILWGNDLASIIPDWEKSAPLERYVERKVTSFLTTDSEIAIDFKTKKFQEKKTGYSVLRTRLDSFLARKAAQAGAMVVTGVTVDSLAMKDGRVIGVVNEGETITADCVILAEGPNPRVAMAAGLVGKPNDRTVGIGVKHVYKLGENVINERFNLRGNAGFAGEYVLSFLEGDVYAGGFLYTNKDTVSMGVVINMATLRKNGNTHSFDIMEKFAQHPFISSLVEGGQLQEYSAHFVYEGGYEDMPRAYGNGYMLVGDTAGFSFSNGMILQGMNYAISSGILAGEAAIEARKDNDFSAESLSRYQKKLDNSPAVLDKKNFQGISNVVWSPMVHRAMPALLESSLYSMLYESGNPKKHLSQIMMKSLKSSGMSSKDLMLQGYRLMRRM is encoded by the coding sequence ATGAGCGAATTCGACGTTATTGTTGTTGGGGCAGGGCCTGCAGGTTCATCTGCCGCCATTAAAATGGCATCTCAGGGTCTCAAGGTACTGCTTGTTGAAAGAGGTGATCCTGTGGGAAGCAAGAACGTCTCAGGAGGCATACTCTGGGGAAACGATCTGGCTTCCATAATACCTGACTGGGAGAAAAGCGCCCCCCTGGAACGCTACGTTGAAAGGAAGGTAACCTCATTCCTCACAACTGATTCCGAGATAGCCATAGATTTCAAGACAAAAAAATTCCAGGAGAAAAAGACCGGATATTCCGTATTAAGGACCAGGCTTGACAGTTTCCTGGCAAGGAAAGCAGCCCAGGCTGGAGCCATGGTTGTCACAGGCGTTACCGTTGACAGCCTGGCCATGAAGGATGGGCGCGTCATCGGAGTTGTCAATGAGGGCGAGACAATTACGGCGGACTGCGTGATCCTGGCTGAAGGCCCGAATCCGCGGGTTGCAATGGCTGCGGGCCTGGTGGGCAAACCCAATGACAGGACCGTGGGAATCGGGGTAAAGCACGTTTACAAGCTTGGCGAGAATGTCATAAACGAGAGATTCAACCTCAGGGGAAACGCGGGATTTGCAGGCGAATACGTTCTCAGTTTCCTTGAGGGGGACGTCTATGCCGGAGGTTTTCTGTACACAAACAAGGACACGGTATCAATGGGCGTGGTGATAAACATGGCAACCCTGAGAAAGAATGGCAATACACACTCCTTCGACATAATGGAGAAGTTTGCCCAGCACCCATTCATTTCAAGCCTTGTTGAGGGCGGGCAGCTGCAGGAATACAGTGCCCACTTTGTATACGAGGGTGGATACGAGGATATGCCAAGGGCATATGGAAACGGCTACATGCTGGTAGGCGACACGGCTGGATTTTCCTTCAGCAATGGGATGATTCTGCAGGGGATGAACTATGCAATCAGTTCGGGAATCCTGGCAGGAGAAGCAGCCATAGAGGCCAGGAAGGATAACGACTTCAGTGCAGAATCCCTTTCAAGATACCAGAAAAAGCTGGACAATTCGCCAGCGGTGCTGGACAAGAAGAATTTCCAGGGCATAAGCAATGTGGTGTGGAGTCCGATGGTGCACAGGGCCATGCCTGCACTTCTGGAATCCTCCCTGTATTCAATGCTCTACGAGAGTGGAAACCCCAAGAAACACCTTAGCCAGATAATGATGAAAAGCCTGAAATCATCAGGAATGAGCAGCAAAGACCTGATGCTACAGGGATACAGACTGATGAGGAGGATGTAA
- a CDS encoding ferredoxin family protein: MEIEEKLALLNYKTDPEYEHITINPKICETCPDHFCTFACPAKCYTLIEGRINFKYEDCVECGTCDVACAHGSVMWTNPKDGHGIKYKFG, translated from the coding sequence ATGGAAATAGAAGAGAAGCTTGCTTTACTGAACTACAAAACAGATCCGGAATATGAGCACATTACAATCAACCCGAAGATTTGCGAGACATGCCCGGACCACTTCTGCACCTTTGCCTGCCCGGCAAAGTGCTACACGCTCATTGAAGGCAGAATCAACTTCAAGTACGAGGACTGTGTGGAATGCGGCACATGCGATGTGGCATGTGCACATGGCAGTGTTATGTGGACAAACCCCAAGGACGGGCACGGAATAAAGTACAAATTCGGGTGA